The window attcatATTATCACAAAGCAGAAAATTACATAATTAAGTACAAGACATTATTACTTCTTATTTTCAACTGCTGTGTCTTTGTACTTTCACAACAGGCTGTGAAGAGCCCTTTATTGTTCTCATAGTTGAGACTGGGGCTGCTGACAGCTGTGGGTAGTCCTGCAGAATCCCCGCTACCAAAAATTTGTTTAGGTGTTGGTTCAGAAACAGTTTCCACACATCTTCCTTCCATCACTGCAGTAATGACAGAAAATGTGATGCTAAACACATGGACATTCAACCACTCTGAcagttttacaaaaaataaacaaaaggaaaatttaGCTGTGAAGTTTTGCAGCTATCACTGTGAACTGCTGTTAGAGTAAAACAGTATAATTAAGTAAAATAAGTAAAGTATGTGTCAGGGTAACTCATCACTCCTCAGAGGGTTGGATTCCAAATCACActaaaattcaaatttattcaagtgtttcattaatttttttgtgcagtAGAAACTGCAATGCCAACACGATTTCTttattaaaattgaatttaaacttAAATGAACCTACAGTACAATTAATTGCTTAAATACCCCAATGCACATTTAAGAACGTCTCAGGTCCTGCCATTGGACTCACAGTTGAAGGTCTATGGTACAGAGACCCATCTTGAACCTATAGTGACCTTAATGTAATTTTGTACCTTAATATAATGGCACTAATTGATTTATGTGGTCTATTTTTACTATTCATTTATACACTTAGTTTTTGTATGatgcttttctagtcttactgacctcTCAGTATCTTCCCATATATCAAATCACAAAATGAATCTTAGTGAAACCCAGTGACCGAACACAAGGATAAAGAGACAAGCAGCaacaaaaccaggcagtgtGGTTATGTTGTGAGGTCCAGAAACCAACAGCAATGACCAAGAAGCAGTGAACACCTGCGAGCCGAACAAGAAACACGCATGAAAGTCTCCACCAGTGCCCAGGACCTCCACCAAGACCCAACAGAGGCCAGACAGCACGTTCTGTTTCCCCCAAAGCAGCACGGGCACCCAGGAAGAGGAGCCGACAGCAGCCGAGGGACTTTCAGTGTTTTGCAAGCTTACATTACAAATATTTTCACCCACTGAAATGTAGTCATTATGAACTGTTGATAGAGTTTTGAAAAATATACTTCCTCATGCCATAGGTCTAAAAGCAGATGTGGAGGTCATATCTGATAGTGGTCcaactttaatttttaatttattgtttgcttaaattttcatgcataaatAATGTTACTGTTGTGCACTGATTGTAGAAATCTGCTAGTATAATCAACGTTTAttcaaaatgttcagttttcctgttttcctttttaaaatagGAAggaattatttatttcttttcataacAGCATCTTTGAAAATCATTCAGATTAAATCAAGAACAAAAGCCTGTTATGCATCTGTTGTGcattataatgtttttattgttatcAAAAGGTTATGTATATATTAGTCCATATTAGTTTGCATTAGAGatcatttttcatcattgtGGAGGCCTGTatgataaaaatatgaattcatGTACTCTTACGTATCTTTTTCAAATTACACTCAGCACAAAATCAACCCAACTACCTCTGCCTTTAGAAACTGAGATTAAGTACTACAGGACAGTTATATCTGAAGCATATCTGAAGgcatgtctctgctgctgtgaagctcagatcacacacacatttaacatttaacaccCACCCTCCACTTTTTTTAACCATAATTAAGCAGTTAGCACTACATACATGAGCACTAGCATTTTTATCATCGTGggaaaagtgaaatatttttgttgtcagACTTTTGTTATAACTCATTTTCGTGGGAGAAATGTGGGATGTGTTTAAGTGCAATACCTTTCAATAATTTTCATGTACAAAACGTTACAACTATTCAAGAATAAGTGAAAACACAAGATGACTgattttgtatatttattgAATGCTTGAGTTAAAAActtctaataaaaacaaagtgtaaGAGTTAAACTGTCTCCTCCAGGGTACCACAGATAATCACAGCAGTTTAACAAGTGCAAGTATTACAAGTATTACaagtattgtattttttttcttttttccctttttgtatCCATTGCTGCTCATTTCTGTTAGAGATACTCGGGTCTTTACTTTAGATTCTTCCCTTTCACTGTAAAATTGATCAAAACTACAGTCATCTGCATAGaattcaaaagaaaacaaagaagagtGTTGACAGAAATGCAAAGCTCAATCAATGAATTAATGTATTCATGCATCAAGTAAACAATTTACATTTCAACACTTTTTTTAAGCGTCCCGCACTTCAACTTCGATAACAGGCTCGTAAGAGTCTGTCATCAATGCCATGATggtaatttgatctttcttatAATTGAGCCCGGGGCCAGCTTTACCTCTGGTGAAtgctttgtctgttttgttgtacATCTGATAATAAAGATCATAATTACATTCTTTGCTCTTGTCAAAGATTCCCACTGCACACCAGTTTGAGTACAGGTTGAAGTCATAGGGCACAGAGAACATCACAGCAAGTTTCTCAGTGGACTCCACTGTAGATTTGTTGCGTAGGTCATAAGTGAAGACGCCGACAGCTCCACAAGCAGTGTTGGGAGTCTTCATAAACAGCGCACTTCCAGTAGAAGATGGATCAATAACAAGGGGCAAGGGCTTGTGTACActggaaacagcaaaacaaaaaaacaaaaactagtcTCAATAAATGATGTTCATTCATGGGCAAAACAAATTTAATGTATTACAAAAAGTAGTTACCTGGGGTTCAGCAGTGTGTAGTTAGAGCATCCATTTTTAAGCTCAATGGAGCACTGACGGTGTGTTGGAAGGAGCTCAGCAGCTTGAACACCAATAGAAGTTGCTGCATTTAATACAGTAGCTGCTCCTTCCACATGGCTCACAACGTTTTTGAAATTAGGCATAATGGTGGTGAATCAAGACGGTCCGCTTAgctagacagagagacagacagagcacAGAAACCTTAGTTTTCCATTCAAAATGTGCATAAGTGAGTGGTTTAAAACACTGTTGAAGTTCCAGTGATAcactgtgtttacaatctgtctttaagttaaaaaaaaaatgtaatttctctcattttttttttttttacctgtgatGACAGGACAGCTGCAGTCTCTGTCTGTCAGGCTTTTAGGTCACCACCTTATAAAGCTACTGAAGACAACAGCTGAGGTTAGCACCTCTCTTCAGACAGCCCTCCCTGCAGACCACAACACA is drawn from Archocentrus centrarchus isolate MPI-CPG fArcCen1 chromosome 8, fArcCen1, whole genome shotgun sequence and contains these coding sequences:
- the LOC115785278 gene encoding DELTA-stichotoxin-Hcr4b-like, encoding MPNFKNVVSHVEGAATVLNAATSIGVQAAELLPTHRQCSIELKNGCSNYTLLNPSVHKPLPLVIDPSSTGSALFMKTPNTACGAVGVFTYDLRNKSTVESTEKLAVMFSVPYDFNLYSNWCAVGIFDKSKECNYDLYYQMYNKTDKAFTRGKAGPGLNYKKDQITIMALMTDSYEPVIEVEVRDA